The region GTGGCGGCCGATGATGAACGGCTGGTCGCCCGGACGGCTGAGCCTGGCCACGCCGACCCCTGACCTGTTCGCTCTTCCCGCAGGGCAGACGGGGCTTTCCGAAGACGAGCTCAATGCGGTGGCGGAGGCTCGGCGTCTCGTCGACGCGTTGGGCGATTTCTACTACGACGGGCTGAGCCTCGCCTGCGTGGCCGGCGTCACCGCGGCCGAGGCGGTACGCCGCCTGGAGGCCGTCCCCGTCGACGGCGCCGAAGTCGAAGAGCTCTTCGAAGACGACATCTTCGAGAACTTCGACGAGAGCCTCGAGATCGTCGGCGTCACGGATGTGCCCGGCGGTTGTGTCGTCACCCAGCCGTGGGGATACATGTCGTCCACCCCCGGCCTCACGAAGCGCCTGTCGGCGGGGACCGTCTGCTACGCCATGTACGCCAATCCCAAGAGCGGTAACCAGGGCAGTTTCACCCGGGACGGCGAGATCGTGGAGTGGGACACCCACCCCG is a window of Microbispora sp. NBC_01189 DNA encoding:
- a CDS encoding ankyrin repeat domain-containing protein, encoding MAVAQKADWSGIGWDDWKSLRLIRARLDAGADPNSELFFHGRPLHAAAERGAPDVVAELVPRVDDVDAEHEGRMALWKAVFANRPDNARILAEAGADPWRPMMNGWSPGRLSLATPTPDLFALPAGQTGLSEDELNAVAEARRLVDALGDFYYDGLSLACVAGVTAAEAVRRLEAVPVDGAEVEELFEDDIFENFDESLEIVGVTDVPGGCVVTQPWGYMSSTPGLTKRLSAGTVCYAMYANPKSGNQGSFTRDGEIVEWDTHPGGGHPSSEDSAEEILNSYLFRGRAIAYCCAVVGLRLTDADAVERPGMWVRLPERDYWS